Genomic window (Aquicella lusitana):
TAACTGAAGCACAACTGGCCGCGCTAGAACGCAAAAAAGACGATGATATGGCCTGCGGTGAAATTGAAACAGCACATCCTGGCTATCTTGGTTCACAAGATACCTTTTATGTTGGCAATCTCAAGGGTGTTGGGCGCATTTATCAGCAAACATTTGTTGATACCTACTCCAAAGTGGCTCATTGCAAGCTATATACCACAAAAACACCGATTACATCTGCTGACCTGTTAAATGATCGTGTGTTGCCATTCTTTGAAGAACAAGGCTTGGGCTTGCTGCGCGTATTAACGGATCGTGGCACTGAGTTTTGCGGCAAGGTAGAGCAACACGATTACGAGTTGTATTTGGCGCTCAATGATATTGAGCACACCAAAACGAAAGCTCAATCACCCCAGACCAATGGCATCTGTGAACGCTTTCATAGGACGATTCTGAATGAGTTTTATCAGGTTGCTTTCCGAAAGAAAGTTTACACAACTATTGACGAGTTGCAAAAAGATCTGGATGATTGGCTCGGTTATTACAACAATGAACGCACACATCAGGGTAAAATGTGTTGTGGCCGAACTCCGATGGCGACATTGATTGATGGTAAAAGAATCTGGAAGGAAAAAGTTGATAATCTCAACTTGAACTGACAGTAAAACCGTAACTGAAAAACGGGTAACTGTCAGATCAAGTCGGAACTTTTACAAATAATAGATACTACAGGAACGTTAGGATTTGCAGCTTTGCCACCTATGCTTGCTGCTATTGACCAACCCATTGGGCTCATCGATTTTACCTGAGTGAAGTGTTGTCTTGGTTCGTAGCAAATCCAATAATGCGACGCGATAAATCCGCTGGCACCTTCACCAGAAAATAATATCGTATTTTTTGGCATCACAGCACGTAATTCTTTTATAACACGCGCAGGATGGATAGGGATCTTATTGCTAGATAAATTTTCTTCGTCATAAAATTGAGGAATTTTTTTGTTGATTGTTTCAATCCATTTCTTTCTTTCGCTAATTGAATGTCGTAGTATTTTATTATCGCTGGATCGATTTAATTCTGCTAAAAACGTCTTAGTATCCCCTAAAATAAATAAATCAGGCGGGAAATTTCCGAAATAACTATTCTCGTTAATATCATTTATTATCAAAGCCTTACTTGGCAAAAACTTTTTCGACCACTTGGCAGTAGTAACTTGATTTAATCGAGAACCTAACACAATTAATACTTCAATTTCATCGCCTAATATTGTTTCTATAGCTCGAGGATTTCCAAACCAATTGAGGACGCCCAAGGATAACCGATGGTTCTCTGGAAAAACGCTTTTTCCGGCCAGGGTCGTTGCAATGGGGATCTCAAAATTCTCTGAGAAATGAACCAATTCCTCGGTGCTTTCAGAATGCAAACATCCCATTCCTGCAAGAACAACTATTCTTTGAGCGTTTTTTAAATAGCTCCATATTTTATCACATGCCTCGCGG
Coding sequences:
- a CDS encoding IS481 family transposase, translating into MYECTQKIIKNKVGLLNLAEELGNVSRACKVMGFSRDTFYRYKSAVEQGGIETLFDKSRRQPNIKNRTDEATENAVLDYAIEYPAHGQLRVSNELRKRGVFVSPSGVRCIWLRHDLASFKQRLTALEKKSAEENLILTEAQLAALERKKDDDMACGEIETAHPGYLGSQDTFYVGNLKGVGRIYQQTFVDTYSKVAHCKLYTTKTPITSADLLNDRVLPFFEEQGLGLLRVLTDRGTEFCGKVEQHDYELYLALNDIEHTKTKAQSPQTNGICERFHRTILNEFYQVAFRKKVYTTIDELQKDLDDWLGYYNNERTHQGKMCCGRTPMATLIDGKRIWKEKVDNLNLN
- a CDS encoding thiamine pyrophosphate-binding protein → MKATEYLIKMFEQEGIRHLFMVPGFHVDPIMSALQIFPDFTGIVAAHEGGAAMMADGYAKVSGKFGIVAGIGGPGITNMMTAITTAFSDKTPIFIITGDAESNLQGRGSFQDTTPSNFDANTFLMPVTNKRLVVTHAETLKPHIDSLLRNMLGVNRGPVQLTIPSDFENCEINSTIKKLSPSLYHPRSLDREACDKIWSYLKNAQRIVVLAGMGCLHSESTEELVHFSENFEIPIATTLAGKSVFPENHRLSLGVLNWFGNPRAIETILGDEIEVLIVLGSRLNQVTTAKWSKKFLPSKALIINDINENSYFGNFPPDLFILGDTKTFLAELNRSSDNKILRHSISERKKWIETINKKIPQFYDEENLSSNKIPIHPARVIKELRAVMPKNTILFSGEGASGFIASHYWICYEPRQHFTQVKSMSPMGWSIAASIGGKAANPNVPVVSIICKSSDLI